tggcacaggtcatgatatcagagtcataggattgagcctcttgctggactctgtgctcagggtggaatcaacctgggattctctctccccctgcccctcacctcccccctcttttactctctctctctctctctcaatctctaaaataaataagatcttttaaaaataaaactcacaagggagaccaacaaatttaaaagtggtaaatattttgctattatatattTGGCCAATATGTTCTGTTCAGTGCCTATTTCAACATCTTGAATTTGAAGGCGACATGTTTTACCTTGTTATGCACAGGGCACCCAAACCACACTGTTATCACACAcaatccttgagggcaggaacttaCTGCACCCATCTTTCTCCAGGAACATAGGTATGACATCACTTTTGTGACATCCTACTGTGAGGACATTTGTTTGACACACTTGTTAAGGACATACAAGTgcaggggcgctggggtggctctgtgggttaagtgtctgccttggttcaggtcgtgatcccaggatcctgggaacaagccccacatagggctccctgctcactgggaagccagcttctccctctccctctgccccacccacccttTGTGCACTCACTCTTCTGCGCTTTCTCTCTGGtaactaagtaaaatctttaaaaagaaaaaaggacatacGAGTCCAACATCGCTCAGTATTTTTTGGGTTCTGGACACaacttatttcttgtttataaattttactgaaacCCATTTATGCTGTTACTTGTAAATGAGCCCACGTTGGGTGGGGCTCCCCTCAACAAAAGGCTCTAGGATCGGTCCAAGTTAAAATCCCCTGTTAGgggggactgggtggctcagttggtgaagcgtctgcctttgactcaggtcatgatctcggggtcctgagatagaaccccacattcggctccctactaagtggggagcctgtttctccctctcctttggatTCCTCTGCCAGCTCAagttctctctcaaacacataaataaactttttaaaaaatcccctgcTAGTGCCCTAGTGAAAAGGCCTTAGCaacctcctctcccactttctggAGTCCCTGGACCACCCATGGTATCTGTAAATTGTCCATGGGTTCCCAATGCAAGAAACGGCCCTCCTTGGCCCTGGGTTATAGACCATGAAAGCAACAATTgctggccaggcactgggctctcCTGGAAATAGAGACTCTCACGGATTCTGAGCCTTCATATCCAGCTGTCTGTTATTCCGTGGGTCATGGTACCGCCCACCAGCTCAATATAGTTAGCAAGGCCTTCTTGCTACAGGCTGAAGCCAAAGTCTGCTTATCCTacctgaggctgggggtggtgccTCTGTCCACAGTCCATTGCCAGACTCCATGGTGCTGGAGGACGTCAGCCCTTCCTTCTACCCTTGGACACCTAGAGATTCCCATGGGATCAACTGAGTGAACATCAATGGAATTGATACATTTGGTTTTGACGACCGCCTCTCACTCTTGCTCGGGTGCCAACTTCACTTCCTAGGGAAGCACCTGTCCTACACCTTAAAAGTCTCAGTGCGGGTTGAAATTGACATGGAGACAGCAGAATCCACTGTGACGGAAAACCTCAGATTAAGActcagtattggggcacctgggtggctcagttggttgcgtgtttgcctttggctcgggtcacgatcctagggtcccaggattgagccccacatagggctccctgctcagctgcgggcctatttctccctctccctctgcagctcctgcagcctgtgctcttcccctactttctgtggcaaataaacaagtaaaaccttaaagtaaaaatgcaaagaggTCTGAATGGATGGTTTCCTGCATACAATGGAGCAATTAGCCTTGAACTGCAAATGAAGATTTGGAGTGGCTTTTGAGAAAATGGACTAGGCAGTCCATCATGgacatttggaataaaaatcGCTTAAATCCTGATGATAGGAGCTAGTTAAATAATTTagggtatatccataaaatgctgggttttcttttaaagaacaaattggAATTCATTCACATTTTGGAAGATCTCTAAGgcagagtgatttaaaaaaaaaaaaagtcagaaaatactaTACTCCCAAATaggcaaatacacatatatttctaaaagGCCGGAGAGAAATCAGGTTACCCATAGAGTGATTTCCTaggcaacagaaaaacaaatggaacaaaaattaaaaatgaaaaaaaaaagagagagaaatgggactTAGCGGGGGTCaagcaaatttacatttttttaaaaattgtacgcATCTTGTACTTTCACGCTGTTCACCTTGTTTCTCGTACAAggtgtgtgtgttcgtgtatTTGGTAAGTTCGGAACATTAAAACCAGTTGATGTGTTCCTTACCCAGGGTATATGTAGATACCTGCTCCTTGTGAAAACATTACAGCATTACAAACAATATTGGAAGTATCCTTGGACCACAGCCTCCAACCCCACCAATGTCTACTCTCATAAGAAGTCAccactgttttcagtttggggaataCCTCTGCAGTCATTAAAAGACCTCTGTTCTTGTTAagtcataaaagaatatttttattaagctgAAAGCAAAACTGCAAATACATTACGTTTTGCAAAAGGCCATTTTGGGCTAAGGTAGACACACAGAGTGACTTGCGTTCTTCAAAGCGCCGTCTCCTCTCCGGCTTGAGAATCGTCTATTTCTTTGAGGGGCCTGTGGCCGCCATTCCAACCTTCGTGGCAGGTGACAGTATTTGGGGCGTGTATGTGGGGAAAGCATCAGTGACAGCATTTAGAAGAAGGTGCTCCGATCCATCCGTTTCTGGTCCTGGGGGGGTAATGAGAGACACAGCTGTGGTGCGGggcttcacatctttttttcGGGGTGTGGATCCTAGGGCAGTGTTCAGATGTTGTGGGCCTTGTTTCTTAGccacttttccccttcctcctgaatCTGGGGGCTTCACGGCATGAGCAGAGGGTTTAGGTGGTGGAGAAGCTGAATGTGATTCCGCTTCTAGAAACTGGACGAAAAGTCCTGAAAAAGAATGGTTGGCCATAGCTCGGTGACTTGGTTTCCCAGGTGTGTTGGGGGCGCTTCTGGATCCAGGCCCCCCAGTCACCCAGCTGGTAACCCCACCTGGCCTTTCACTGAACAGCTGGCGCATCTGGTCTTCTTGGATCCCCAGCGTGCCTGCCATCAACCTTAAGGCTTCCTGCCGGTCGGCATCAGGTGCTTGCAAAGAGCCCACGAAGAGTCTCCTCAGGAGGGTTTTGTCCACCATGCCTTCGGACTTACTTACTAAGTCCATCAGTTTCTTCTGGGTGTCCTCCAGGACTTCCTGCTGGACCTcgttctgtttcttgacttctTGGAGCTGGTCTTCCTTCAGACCCAAGTCAGCCTTTGCTTTCTGGAAGCGTCCCTGCAATGACTTCAGTTTCCCTTCTAGGCTGTCTGCCTTTTCCATCCACTCGGCGAGTTCCAGCTTGAGGGCGGCTAGAACGTGACCGtactgcctcccttcctcctgggaggCTGCAAGCTGGAAGGCGGCTTCCTCTTTCTGCTGGGTGACCATGTGCAATTGCTCCCGCAGCGACTGCACCTGCACACTGGCTCGATGGCTCGCGTTTTCCAAGGCCGTGGAAGACAAAACGAGCTTTCCCTGCAAGACCGTCACTTCCTCTCTGAGTTGAGCCACTTTGCCTTCTGAGACCAAAGCTTCGCGGCGACGAGAATCTTCGGCTTCTGAAGCGACGTGACGCCGTCTCTCCAGCTCCTGGGTGAGGCGTGATTCTCTCTCCCGTAAATGGTGCACCTCCTTCTGGAGGGCACaggtttccatttgtttctgtgtcaGTGCCAGCAggacttcctctctctcctgtggACACACAACTGTCTGGTCCTGCACGGATGCAACTGCATCGACGAGCCGCTTCGCTTCCCCGGTCTCGCCCTCTTCTTTCCCTCGCAATACTTGCTCCAAAGCAAGTGCCTTCTCTTCCACCGCAGCGGACTGGGATTCCTCCTCTCTCGGCAGCATGGAAAGCCGCCTGTTGGTCTCTTGCAAGGcctgattttccatttccttttctctacacgTTTCCACGAgctttgcattttcctctttcagttGACACACATCCGTTTCAAAATCTGCTAGTCTCTCCTTCAAATCGGTGACTGCCTGCCTCAAAAGGTCATTTTCACTCACTTGGCTACTGAACTTCTCCTGCAAAGAAAGCAATTCCTCACTTTTCGCTTGCAGTCGGAGCTCTTGATCCGGAATGAAGTTTTGCAGAACGGCCTGTTTCTCCTTCAGCGGCTCCATGTCGGAATCCCCGTGTTCCTGTTGTTTGCCTTCTCCTGGGGACGCGGCCGACACGGAATCCatccatctctgcttctcttcctggagGGTTCGAATCATTGTATCTTTTTCTTGCATTGATTTTCTTAGCTCTTCTACCTCCTCTTGGCGCAACTGAGAAGACTGGCTCACTACGTCAGATGTCACGGCCTTCAGAGAGTCGGCTGGCTCTGAGGAGTCGGGGGAGGGCTGCAGGAAAATCGCGTCCAGTTTCCCTAAGAGGAGATCCTTGGCGTGGCAATTCTCCCCGATGCTGAGCTGAATTCGTGCCAGGTCCTTCTCTAAGTGTTCTAAGGTTATTTCCTTGCCTCTGTAAGTCTGGATCAGGTCCATAGAGGTCGCCTGCAGTTTGGAATCCTCCTCGCTGCCAGGGCAAGCCTGCGCCTGGAGCTGGCGAAGATCGCTCTGAAGCTGGGGTGACTCCTGCTTCATGTTTTGGACCGTGGTCATCACCTGCTCTTTCCACTCTTCCATGATCTTCACTCGCTGTTTGAACGTGTCCCGTTCCCGCAGAAGCTCCTTGAACTGATCGATGTGAACGCCGCGAACCTCATCACCAGTGCTGGAGGTCTGCAGGATGGTCAATAAAGTCTGACATTTCTGACTTAAGGCATCCACTTCGAGGTCTTTTTCTCGAATAATGTGTGATAAATTCTGAATCGTTTCTCTAAACATCTCCTGACCACTACATTCAATTCTCGGGGACAGTTTCCGATTTTCCTCTTGCATCCTCTGGAGCTCTGCTTCTTTGGCAGCAAGTCTCTCTGTCATTTTCTGATACTCCCTTGTCAGATGGCTATTCTCCCTCGTTTTCTCATTTAAGACAGCCAACACTTGGTCGCTTTTCGAAGCACACTCTTGCAATTGCTGCTGAAGTCGCTCCACGTCCACGCGCTGGCGCTGAGAAGCTGCAGAGATTCTGCTGGAAAGACCCTCGATCTCCAAATCCTTCTGCTGGATAATCTGAGTTAGTTTACCAATCTCCTCTTTGGACACCCGATCGATGTGTTCGGTCAATCGGATGTTCTGTTCAGTTAGAAGCTTCATCTCCACTTCTTGCTCTTTTATTCCTTGGACTGATCTTTGAGTTTCGCCTTTAGATGGATCAAGCTTCTCACTTCCGTTCTCTCTAGGAAGAGGCTGACTGCTTGTGACTTGAACGTCGTCACAGTGCTCTGCTGCAATGTGCTGGCTTTTGTCAGGCAGCTGGGCTTTCATTTGGCCTAATGTGTCTTGCAAATTCTGAATCTCCTGGTCTTTCGCTGCAAGGAGCTGAGCGCGTTCAATATGCAGCTGCTCCTGCTGGGATTGAAGATGGTCcactttctgcttctgctcctgtaGAGACTGAAGCAGTCTTATCTTCCCCTGCTGCTGGTTGTGAATGATCTTCTGTTGTTCCTTTACTTCCTCCTCGAGGTCATCTTTTAACTCGTTCAGTTGGAAGACTTCACACTCCAGTTCGAGGATTTTAGGGTCAGGTACAGGGCGACTCTGTTGTCTCAGGCGCTCCAGTTCTTCTTTCAGATGATGATTTTCGGCGGTCACGGAGGTGAGACGCATGTCTTTGTCCTCCACGGTTTGCTCTAAAAGGTCATTGCTTCTTGAGGCTTTTTCTTTAATGACCTGTGTCAATTGCTTCTGCTCCTCCAAAGCAGAGGACAGCATGTCCTTGGTTTCTCTGTGGTCGGCGTCCATCTGCTCGATCTTCTTTTGGAGGTGGAATATTTCCAGGTCTTTCTCTTGCATGAGTTGGATCAAACGTGCATGCTCTAAAGGTAACAATTTCTTGATGGTTTGCTtgtacttcctcttctcttccaacgCCTTCTTCTCAGTCCGATACAATTTCGCTACTAACCGCCCTTTTTCGATCTTTAAAGCCCTCACAGCAATGTTGTTTTCCAGAAACTCCTCGTTGTTACGGAGAATCGATTCTTCCAGCTGGTGTCTTACATCTTGGAGTGCCAAAACCAActtctggttttctgctctgACATCAGAAGCAACGTTGTTCAGATTGTCGTTCAGCCGCTCCATCTCTGCAAGTTGTTGCTCCACCCGTCCAAGCtcactttccctttgctcatACTCACGTAGTTGTTGGCGGTGCCTCTCAATGACGTCGGCCAGTTGCTTCTTGTGGAGACTCTGTAATACCGATACTTCAAGTTGGTGTTCGTCTAGCTTGTTCATCCGTTGTTGTTCTAGGTCCCTGATGGTGGTCTTCAGTTTCCAAATTTCACTGGAGTCTAGTATCTTTGATGACGACTGAGACAAACGCCTCCAGTGACTAACCTCAGCCTCCAGTGTTTCGATGTCCTTCAGGAGTCTGTTGATTTGTGCCTGTGATGTGATGAGGTCCGCGAAGTCCATCTCCTCGCCAGTGGAAGTTCCCTTTCCCACGTGCCCGGTGAAATCAATGTGGCTGGTGAAGCAAGGCTCTCTGCCATCCACTTCCCCTGGGGAATGGTCTaggccagagcccaggccacCAACCCAAGGCAACATCTCTGCGGGTCATAAAACTGTCCTGGTCCGCTGTGAAAAAGCGTCCAGTGCAGTCGGACTACCCCGCCAAGTGTCCCAGAACCCCTGCCTGCGCGAGCCTAAGAATCCCAAGACAATAAGCGTTTCTAGGCAACGCTTGCGTGGgcccggcccccctcccctctgcagaccAGGTCCTTAGGAAAGGCCAAGGCCTTGGTCTTTCCCAAGGCCGTCTTTGGCCACTGGTCCCGGTCCCAGCCGCTCATCCCCACGACTTCTCACGCCAGGGCTGGGCCCCTTCCGCTTCTTCCCCCGCTTTCATGGCGGTCCTGGGCGGGTCCCAAGTGCATGCTCCTGCCTCACCGCCCCCAGGTGCCTGCCCACACAAAATGCACTTGGCCCTCGACTTTCCCCCTAAGTGGTATCACAGTACACAAACTCCTTTGGCGTGTGCTTTCCACGCAACCGAATCTTTTGAATGGAGGTGAAAGGTACACAATCCCACGCACCCATCCACCTAGGAGTGAAGGTCCTAGGTGCATTTGACAAATGTCTACACACGTGTAAGGCATGGCCCTCAAGAGACTTTGGGCATTTCCAacctccagaggctccagagtgacctgtccctccctgcctcgtTAGCCTGCGGGGACAGTGAGTCCCACTCCTGGGTTTGCTGGTTCACTGGCGGCCGGGAGCGCTGTGACCCATCAACTGCCTCCCGCAGGTGTGCGGCCTAGACCGGGGAGGGGGTCGCGGGCGGTGGCGAAGACCGTGCTGGATAGGGGGCTCCTGGCATCTCACAGAGAGGCCTGGGGTTCAGGCcttgggtggaggaggggctgggaaccACACCCCTTGCCTGGTCCCACAAGGCCCCCCCGGTGGGCGGTGCCACTggatgagaggcagagagggcggGGCTCCCGTCCAGGCACAGCTCCACAGCCGCCTGGGCCCTGAGGTGATGCAGCCCTCTGAGCGGTTCCCAAGCTGCCCTGCCCAAGCCCCTTGGTCAGCCGCCTCCACCAGGAAGAAGCAATCCAACTGCATGAAGCAGGGGCCAGCTAGACCGCGGGTAGGCGAGTGCGCCGATCTGGGTTGGCACGGGATGAGCCGATTGGGGACGCTGGCCTGGCCGCCTCGGCAGGGCCGGCTGTTTTCTGGGCCGCGCGCTCGATGCCTTGCAGCACTCGGGATCTGGGACCGGGCTGCGCCACGTCGCGAcctggagcccagctctgggCCAGCGCCAGAGCCCCCGGGGAGCAGCGGGGTGGGTCGTCATCCCGCCGCCCATTGTCCAGGCCCGCAGAGCATCGCCCAGGAGGGAGTGGACCCGAgccttcccctgacctcccccggccttcccctgacctcccccgGGGTTGGCCCCGGGTGAAAACTCAGGTAACCCTTGTGCCTGAGGCCAGGGGGACGCTGTGCTCTGGGGGTGGCGTCCTCAGCCTTTCAGGTTCGCCCTGCTGCTGCGGACCCTCCACGTCCAAGTGCCTGATGGCAGTAAATAAGGAAGGGATGATCAGAGCCCATCGGATGCGCCCAGGGAGTTTCGGTGGTCCATGCAGGGGCTGTACAGGTGTTGCTGTTCCCAAACCCGGGCCCCTGTGGACCCGACTGCCCAAGTTTTTGATATTGACAAATTGGGAACTGGGTGGAAAGAATTGTGGAAACGCCTTGGGCCGACTTTTAGTTTAGCtctttaatagctttttaaaaagcctttctcCCTTTGGatttggaagcagatccttctcCAGGTTTCTTGGGGACTGTTTTCATGCTTGACAGGAAACATTCTCCATTATGGAATGACAGAAGACACCAGGGTTTGCAGACCACCAGGCTGTTGGAACAGGAACCACTGGTGGTTTTGAGAGGTCCTGGAGGTGACTGTCATGTGCCCAGGTATCTGGGACACATCTTTCAAGGTCTTTTAGGGCAGTTAGCTGTACTGGACCTAGTGACTGTTTTTGCTGGGCAGAGACATGAAGGTGTGAGTCTTCCAcagctcttgcttctttttttccaaaagttgGGTCAAAGGGGGAGTTTGACTTGGCCAGAACACGTGCAGAtagttccgtgtgtgtgtgtctgtaccaaAATACTTTGACTTCCCCTCccatttcttcaatttccttgtttaAGGTTTGGGTCCCCCGCACCCCACCATAACTTTTTGCTTAGTGGCTTAGTTTTGTTGTTTAACTTTGTTGCTACCCCACCCTATTACCTTAGTGTGCATTTATCCTGTTACCAGAGTTGATGCCTGTGCCCTAAGCCTAGTGCTGCCTACTTTTCTGTCATTTGTaggaaatgatagaaataatgCCCAGCGGGAGGTAGACAGGATAGtagtgatgtagttttggaaggcaggtgaggtttggtgggctGAGATCTCGAGCCAACgcccgagaaagaattcttgagacgtctttagGGCAAAATGCTGGTTTTCTTAAAGCACTGGGACAGgatccctgggcagaaagagctgctgtaatGGGGTTGTGGGGGCAACTGATTACATActtgggagctgggagagggaaagaaaagggagggcttCAAAAGAACTTTCCTACGCTAAAGAGGATACTGGAGAccttgccattgtcaggttaaggttgttttcccttctagcaaggtattaacattaagatagttggaagtttcctggaggaatgtcacaggGTATCAGCCTGTGCTTTgtccttctgctccctcttcaGGAGTGGGGGCCAATGATTCAACAGAGAATCTGTAAATGAATCCTAAGATAATTCCTTGTGAGCTTTCTTACCCCTGCCTCCCTTTGCATTCTTAGTAACATGCCTTGTAAAATCAATATTCAATGACTGTCAAGACTGATTTGTCATGTTGTCATTCTGGCCTCTTTATACACTGTATCAGGAAAGgggtgtttgctttttttgtgcaAAGTTctgaggtatttatttatttatttatttatttatttatttattttatttaacagagaaagagcacaagcagggggagctgcagggggaggggaggaagctggctccccactgagcacgcagcctgacctggggccctatcccaggaccctgggatcatgacctgagccgaaggcagagccttcaccaactcagccacccaggggccccagttctGGGCCTTTTCAAGCTACCAAGCCAGTCGGCCCCTCTTTGGCCCCAGCTTCCTCTGTAGCAGCTTCTCTCTTCACACCTAGATTCTGGCCATACGTGCCCCACTTCTAGTTTATGGAGCAGGCCGAGCATTCTTACCTCTTAGCCTCTACCTGAGATTCTCCGGAGTTCCTTTCACCACACCAGCCCTGTAGCTgcctcctactcattcttcagctCTCCAGGCCAAGGTGTCTGCCTCTAAAAGGCCTTCCCTGATGCTCCGACAGAGAATGGATGGCCCCATCCCGGGGAACGTTCCTAAGTCCACACAGCACCTGGTTTTCTATGATGCAGTGGCCTCTTTACTTGTTATTGTTCCCCAGTAAACAAAATGCCTTGAGAGCCctttgctgtctttctctttcatctcccaGGGTCTGCTGCGGTGCCTAGCACAGGGTAGAAACTCCACAAAGACTGTCAAATCCAGTGTAAATCTAGTTCCTACCAGATCGCCCTGGCGGTGTGAGCCCAAgtatgggaaaatgaaaactggaTAGAGTCAGTGGTGATTCACACTGGGACTGTAATTCTGGCCCTGACCTTTGACTCTGTTTGAAAATCTTTATTGCTCGATGCCAGTGGAAGCCGAGGCTATTACAGAGCTATGAAGGGTGTGGCAGTTATGCTCCCAAAGTCAAAACTGTTTTTCTGGGGAAGCTTTTGCTTCACTGCTGTCGATTTCCTCGACATATCTGTATTCCTTCCACTCCGGTCATTGTCAAGGCCTCGGGAGGAAACACGGAGGCAGGAGAGAGCCTAGAATTGTGATTCTGTGTTATCGTGTTACTGACAGACATCAGAAGTGGGATTCTGGGTGCATTGCACTCAAGAGGAAGGCTAGAAAGCGTAGGTCCCCTTCGCCCATGAGTGAAGTCGTGTGTGTGAATGGCATGCCCATCGTGTGTGCTATCCATTCATAAAAGGCCATGTTGTCTTCCCAAGAACAAGGACCTTGTCAGCAACCGCACACTAAGGTTCCATGGGACGAACATGGGGGAGAATTAGGAATGGCTGCAAGGAGGGAGTTCTCATGATGTGATGTGTTTACAATGGGAGGATGAGTGTGTTTCAGAAGATGGTTTGTGTATCACAGACATGAGGCTATGTGGTGGTCTCATGACAGGGGGGTCCCAAAGAAGAGAATTAGGATGGCTGATTCATCAAGGGGCACTTATGGAGGCCACACTGTGTACTGTTCAAGGTATTAAAGAATCACAAGTGAACACAACCCAGTTTCTGCCCTGAAGGGGCTCAATAGATctgtggaagagacagacaagcaaGAAATAATTATAGACCATGAGACAAGTGTTTAGAGAGGGACAGCTAATACAGTGAGCAACACTCCACTCTGAGTGAATGGACAGAGgtatcaaaaccaaacaaacagaccAGAAGGAAATTGGAGCAGAGCCTTTCCTCCCATCTGTAAGCACGACTTTCAATGTTCTCTCCTATTGATTAGGTCTCTTTTCCTTGTAAGAGAACCCAACTCGAATTGCCCTAAGCCAAGATGGGAACTTTACTGGCTCATATGTGACCCAGAGTCCAAAAGGACTATGGCTGCAGCCAGGGCTGGATCCAGGGGTTCCACTCTCTAGACAGGCTGTGTCCACAAGGagacacccctgccccacccaggtttcctccctcctcagttcaAGTCCCAGAGGGACATAGACTACTTTTCACTGTGGCTAGAGCCCCAGGACAGACTCTGAAGATGTCTGGCTGGGTCCCATGCCATGCCCTGGAAATGCAAATGGAGTCAGCCCCACCCAAACCACAGGGAATGGCAATGGGGGAGTACTGGTCCCCCAGAGAACACTGGGTGCTGTTaccagcaggggagaaggagtgcTGGTCAGAATACACTAAGTATTAC
The window above is part of the Ursus arctos isolate Adak ecotype North America unplaced genomic scaffold, UrsArc2.0 scaffold_50, whole genome shotgun sequence genome. Proteins encoded here:
- the LOC125282346 gene encoding thyroid receptor-interacting protein 11-like, whose protein sequence is MLPWVGGLGSGLDHSPGEVDGREPCFTSHIDFTGHVGKGTSTGEEMDFADLITSQAQINRLLKDIETLEAEVSHWRRLSQSSSKILDSSEIWKLKTTIRDLEQQRMNKLDEHQLEVSVLQSLHKKQLADVIERHRQQLREYEQRESELGRVEQQLAEMERLNDNLNNVASDVRAENQKLVLALQDVRHQLEESILRNNEEFLENNIAVRALKIEKGRLVAKLYRTEKKALEEKRKYKQTIKKLLPLEHARLIQLMQEKDLEIFHLQKKIEQMDADHRETKDMLSSALEEQKQLTQVIKEKASRSNDLLEQTVEDKDMRLTSVTAENHHLKEELERLRQQSRPVPDPKILELECEVFQLNELKDDLEEEVKEQQKIIHNQQQGKIRLLQSLQEQKQKVDHLQSQQEQLHIERAQLLAAKDQEIQNLQDTLGQMKAQLPDKSQHIAAEHCDDVQVTSSQPLPRENGSEKLDPSKGETQRSVQGIKEQEVEMKLLTEQNIRLTEHIDRVSKEEIGKLTQIIQQKDLEIEGLSSRISAASQRQRVDVERLQQQLQECASKSDQVLAVLNEKTRENSHLTREYQKMTERLAAKEAELQRMQEENRKLSPRIECSGQEMFRETIQNLSHIIREKDLEVDALSQKCQTLLTILQTSSTGDEVRGVHIDQFKELLRERDTFKQRVKIMEEWKEQVMTTVQNMKQESPQLQSDLRQLQAQACPGSEEDSKLQATSMDLIQTYRGKEITLEHLEKDLARIQLSIGENCHAKDLLLGKLDAIFLQPSPDSSEPADSLKAVTSDVVSQSSQLRQEEVEELRKSMQEKDTMIRTLQEEKQRWMDSVSAASPGEGKQQEHGDSDMEPLKEKQAVLQNFIPDQELRLQAKSEELLSLQEKFSSQVSENDLLRQAVTDLKERLADFETDVCQLKEENAKLVETCREKEMENQALQETNRRLSMLPREEESQSAAVEEKALALEQVLRGKEEGETGEAKRLVDAVASVQDQTVVCPQEREEVLLALTQKQMETCALQKEVHHLRERESRLTQELERRRHVASEAEDSRRREALVSEGKVAQLREEVTVLQGKLVLSSTALENASHRASVQVQSLREQLHMVTQQKEEAAFQLAASQEEGRQYGHVLAALKLELAEWMEKADSLEGKLKSLQGRFQKAKADLGLKEDQLQEVKKQNEVQQEVLEDTQKKLMDLVSKSEGMVDKTLLRRLFVGSLQAPDADRQEALRLMAGTLGIQEDQMRQLFSERPGGVTSWVTGGPGSRSAPNTPGKPSHRAMANHSFSGLFVQFLEAESHSASPPPKPSAHAVKPPDSGGRGKVAKKQGPQHLNTALGSTPRKKDVKPRTTAVSLITPPGPETDGSEHLLLNAVTDAFPTYTPQILSPATKVGMAATGPSKK